A window of Pusillimonas sp. T7-7 contains these coding sequences:
- a CDS encoding efflux RND transporter permease subunit produces the protein MPQFFIERPVFAWVIALAITLAGILALANMPVSQYPEVAPPTISIQATYPGASADDVSKSVASVIENELNGATGLLYYESVSDSYGSAEISATFAPGTDPDMAQVDVQNRISNITSKLPAAVMQQGLKVSKSNSNFLMVVALSSTDGSMDQFALADYITRNIQNSVSRVPGVGSFQLFAAPRAMRIWVDPDKLTGYNLSMSEVNAAVGSQTALISAGILGSPPNPDSQRVSAPIVVNGELSTVEEYENIILRSNQDGSSVRIRDVARVEVGADSYQFGARLNGKPTAAFAISLATNANALATAEGIKAQMDELSTFFPGNIEYSIPYDTTPYVEISIEQVIHTLFEAMILVFVVMFVFLQNVRYTLIPALVVPIAILGAFGVMQVMGFSINVLSMFAMVLAIGILVDDAIVVVENVERIMVEEGISPKEATKKAMPQISGAVVGMTLVLATVFLPLAFMSGSVGVIYQQFSVAMAVSIAFSGFLALSFTPALCATILKPIPKGHHEQKKGFFGWFNKSFDKVTNRYEGWVGRSLKRGGRMMLVYLILVIAMGWMYLRLPTSFLPDEDQGYVVANIELPSGATANRAMDVIKKVEEYFMALPQMQNIVAVQGFSFNGNGLNSAIAFVPLKDFSERKGEEDSAQAISAKATQSLLFGLPDSMVFSVMPPPISSLGNASGFDLRLQDRGSQGHDALMAATQQLLQLANESPVLANTRVTGLGGGPQLRLTIDREKAAALGVSFSEAANLISTSLGSSFVAKFPNMGWIQNVWVQADQDHRMDVADIMKLNAINNQGEAVPLASFVTADWEQGPVQVVRYNSYESIRLGGAAAPGYSSGQAMDEMQRLVAELPAGFGYEWTGLSYQEKQAGSQSIYLMALAMLVVFMVLAALYESWAIPVSVMLMVPLGMLGAVGIVTALGMSNDVYFTVGMVTVIGLAAKNAILIVEFAKDTYAQGGDIIDATVEAARLRFRPILMTSFAFILGVVPLAIATGASSASQNAVGRGVVGGMLAATPLAMLFVPTFFVVVMGAFKVKPKLLGAHAPLTSVHHDESTQSEPHTTDDGGKA, from the coding sequence ATGCCGCAGTTTTTTATTGAACGTCCCGTATTTGCCTGGGTGATAGCCCTGGCGATTACATTGGCCGGAATCCTGGCTCTGGCCAACATGCCGGTATCGCAGTATCCCGAGGTGGCGCCGCCAACCATCTCGATACAGGCAACCTATCCGGGAGCATCCGCAGACGACGTATCCAAGTCCGTGGCCAGCGTGATCGAAAACGAGCTGAACGGCGCTACCGGCCTGCTGTACTACGAATCGGTCAGCGACTCTTACGGTTCGGCTGAAATCAGCGCTACTTTTGCGCCGGGTACTGATCCTGATATGGCTCAGGTCGATGTGCAAAACCGTATTTCGAACATTACGTCGAAATTGCCGGCAGCCGTCATGCAGCAGGGTTTGAAGGTCAGCAAAAGCAATTCCAACTTTTTGATGGTGGTGGCGCTGTCTTCGACTGATGGCTCCATGGATCAGTTTGCCCTGGCTGACTACATCACTCGCAATATCCAGAACAGCGTATCCCGTGTCCCCGGGGTGGGCAGCTTCCAGCTTTTTGCAGCGCCGCGCGCCATGCGTATCTGGGTTGATCCCGACAAGCTCACTGGCTACAACCTGAGTATGAGCGAGGTCAATGCAGCCGTCGGTTCACAGACCGCCCTGATTTCCGCAGGCATTCTGGGCTCACCGCCCAACCCTGATAGCCAAAGGGTTTCCGCCCCTATTGTGGTCAATGGCGAGCTGTCCACCGTTGAAGAATACGAGAACATCATCCTTAGATCCAATCAGGATGGTTCCAGCGTGCGTATACGCGATGTGGCCCGAGTAGAGGTTGGCGCCGACAGCTACCAGTTTGGCGCCCGCCTCAATGGCAAACCCACCGCGGCTTTCGCGATTTCTCTGGCGACCAATGCCAATGCGCTGGCCACGGCCGAGGGCATCAAGGCTCAGATGGATGAACTCTCCACGTTCTTCCCAGGCAATATCGAGTACTCCATACCCTACGACACAACGCCTTATGTGGAAATTTCCATCGAGCAGGTAATACACACCCTGTTCGAAGCCATGATCCTGGTGTTTGTGGTGATGTTCGTCTTTCTTCAGAACGTCCGCTACACGCTCATACCGGCGCTTGTTGTTCCGATTGCCATTCTGGGCGCTTTCGGTGTGATGCAGGTCATGGGGTTTTCAATCAACGTGCTCTCCATGTTCGCCATGGTGCTGGCCATCGGGATCCTGGTTGATGATGCGATTGTGGTGGTCGAGAACGTAGAACGCATCATGGTTGAAGAAGGGATATCACCCAAAGAGGCCACCAAAAAAGCCATGCCGCAAATTAGTGGCGCGGTGGTCGGGATGACTCTGGTGCTGGCCACGGTGTTCTTGCCTCTGGCCTTCATGAGCGGCTCGGTAGGGGTGATTTACCAGCAGTTCTCAGTGGCCATGGCGGTGTCCATTGCGTTTTCGGGCTTTCTGGCCTTGAGCTTTACACCGGCTTTGTGCGCAACCATACTCAAGCCCATTCCCAAGGGCCACCACGAGCAGAAGAAGGGGTTTTTCGGCTGGTTCAACAAGTCCTTCGACAAGGTGACCAACCGCTACGAGGGCTGGGTCGGACGCAGCCTGAAGCGTGGCGGTCGCATGATGCTGGTATATCTGATACTGGTCATTGCGATGGGTTGGATGTATTTGCGCTTGCCTACCTCCTTCCTTCCTGATGAAGATCAGGGTTATGTGGTTGCCAACATTGAACTGCCTTCCGGCGCCACGGCCAATCGGGCCATGGATGTCATTAAAAAAGTCGAAGAGTATTTCATGGCGTTGCCACAGATGCAAAACATCGTGGCGGTTCAGGGTTTCAGCTTCAACGGCAATGGCCTGAACTCCGCGATTGCTTTTGTGCCACTCAAGGATTTTTCAGAACGCAAGGGTGAGGAAGATTCCGCACAGGCAATTTCAGCCAAGGCTACCCAATCGCTGCTGTTTGGCTTGCCGGATTCCATGGTGTTTTCGGTCATGCCGCCCCCCATTTCCTCTTTGGGTAATGCATCGGGCTTCGACTTGCGCTTGCAAGACCGCGGCTCACAAGGGCATGATGCGCTGATGGCCGCAACGCAACAATTGCTGCAACTGGCCAATGAAAGTCCGGTGCTGGCCAACACCCGTGTTACTGGTCTTGGCGGCGGCCCTCAACTGAGGCTAACCATAGACAGAGAAAAAGCCGCGGCACTCGGCGTGAGCTTCAGTGAAGCGGCCAACCTGATCTCCACGTCCCTGGGTTCGTCCTTTGTGGCCAAGTTTCCCAATATGGGGTGGATACAGAACGTCTGGGTCCAGGCCGATCAAGATCACCGGATGGATGTGGCCGATATCATGAAGCTCAATGCCATCAATAACCAAGGTGAAGCGGTGCCGCTGGCTTCCTTTGTGACCGCAGACTGGGAGCAAGGTCCGGTTCAAGTCGTACGCTACAACAGCTATGAATCCATCCGTCTAGGCGGAGCGGCGGCGCCAGGCTATTCAAGCGGGCAGGCCATGGATGAAATGCAGAGGCTGGTGGCCGAGTTGCCTGCTGGCTTCGGTTACGAATGGACCGGGTTGTCCTACCAAGAAAAGCAGGCCGGCAGTCAGTCCATCTATCTGATGGCCCTGGCCATGCTGGTGGTTTTCATGGTGCTGGCAGCTCTGTACGAAAGCTGGGCCATTCCGGTTTCCGTGATGCTGATGGTGCCGCTGGGCATGTTGGGTGCGGTGGGCATCGTGACCGCTTTGGGTATGTCCAACGATGTGTATTTCACGGTGGGCATGGTAACGGTTATAGGCTTGGCGGCCAAGAACGCCATTCTGATCGTGGAGTTCGCCAAGGACACCTACGCTCAAGGCGGAGACATCATCGACGCCACCGTCGAAGCTGCACGCTTGCGTTTCCGCCCCATTCTGATGACATCTTTCGCCTTCATTCTGGGTGTGGTCCCGCTGGCCATTGCCACGGGGGCAAGCTCGGCCAGCCAGAATGCGGTAGGCCGGGGCGTTGTGGGCGGCATGTTGGCCGCCACGCCGCTGGCCATGCTGTTCGTGCCAACGTTCTTTGTGGTGGTGATGGGCGCGTTCAAAGTCAAACCCAAGCTGCTCGGCGCCCACGCGCCGCTCACCAGCGTGCACCACGACGAATCAACACAATCGGAGCCCCATACTACGGATGATGGGGGTAAAGCATGA